The Arcobacter arenosus genomic interval AATAGCTGTTGCAGTTGAAAGAATAAGTGCAGGGATTTGTGCTACAAGTCCATCACCAATAGTTAAAATTGCATAAATCTCACCACTTTCACTAACCGTCATATCATGTTGAAAAAGACCAATTAATAGTCCCCCAATTAAGTTTACAAGTGTAATAATAATACCAGCAACAGCATCACCTTTTACAAACTTTGATGACCCATCCATTGCCCCATAAAAGTTTGCTTCAGTTATAAGCTCTTTTCTTCTTTGTTGTGCCTCTTTATCATCAATAAATCCAGCATTTAAATCTGCATCAATTGCCATTTGTTTACCAGGCATAGAATCAAGAGTAAATCTTGCAGTAACTTCGGCAACCCTTGTTGCACCTTTTGTTACAACCATAAAGTTAATAAGTACAAGGATAATAAATACAATAATACCAATTACCATATTTCCACCAACAACAAAATCCCCAAATGCAGATATTATAGAACTTACAGCTTCAGGACCATTATGCCCTTCACTTAAAATCGACCTTGTAGTTGCAATATTTAAAGATAGCCTAAATAGGGCTAAAATAAGTATTATTGTAGGAAAAGTTGTTAAATCAGCTGGTTTTTGAATATATAATGAAATAAGTAAAATAAGTAGCGATAAAGATAAAGAAACTATCAAAAAGAAATCTAGTGCACCCTTTGGTAAAGGAACAATGATAATCATAAGAATTGACACAAAAAGTGCAACTACAAATAAATCTTTTGAAAAAAACCTTCTTAAATTCATCTACTACTTTTTTATTCTATCTAACAAAATTAACTAAAGATAATTCATTCATCTTGTTTATTGTTGAATAAAGTGCAGTGTATGTTAACTCCAATGCTTTTGCTTCAACAGCTACCTTTGATAAATCAGCAGCTCCAACTTCTTGAGATAATATATTATATTGAGTTACTTTTGCAGAAATTCTTTCAAGTGAAATTTCAAAAACTTGATTTCTTCCACCAAGTTTTCCATGGGCAATATTCATACCATCATAAGCTTCACCAATTTCATCTAAACCATTTTGTAAAGCTGCTCTTGCAACATCATCCTCCACGGGATTACCATCAGAATCAAGTTTTTTAAGAGCATTAATTATTGAATCCATTGTATCAAAAATATTTTCTTTTGCTTCAAATTTTGTCCCATCAACATTAGGAACAGTAATTGTAAAATTATCAGTTGAATTGCCAGATATAGTTAAAGTTTCACCACTTGCATCTCCATTTGGCTTATATTCTACTAATTGTATTGTAGAAAAACCACTTATTGTACTTGATGATGTAGTTGTTGCAGGTAAATTTATAGAATAAGGATCAGATTCTGTTCCTGTTCCTGAAATATCACCTGAAGCAATAATATCCCCTTGATCATTAACAAGTTCACCAGAACCATTAATATTCCAAACAGTACCATTATTATCAATTACAGATTGTCCTGAAGTAAAAGTTAATGCTCCACTTGTAACTTCTGCAGAGGTTTCAATTTTCCACTCATCTCCATCTTGATCAACAATTCTTTGATTTTCTGTAAATTCTAGGGTATCACCTTTATAGGCACTACTAGTCGAATAGAAAAAAGCTTCAAAACCATTTGCACCTCTTTCTCTATATTCACCATCTTCAACTGCAACTTTTCTTAAAAGAGCATCACCATTATATGTTACTTTTCCAGTTGTTTCATCCATAGAAAAAGCTTGAACTGAAGAATCAGAACCAGCAAATAAATATTCACCTTCAACCTCTTCATTTGCTAACATATATAGATTTTGTTTCACACCTTCTAAATTTGTTGCTATTGCAAGTCTTGCAGTATCATCGGTTGTTGCATTTAGAGCTTTTATAACTTCTGTTTTTGTGTAAGAAACTAGATTTTTTGCATCAGCAAGTGTTGAATCACTTGAGTTATTTTGGGCAGTTGTTTTTTCAATCTGAAACTTTAAACCCTCATACATTCTGATTTTATCATCAATGTAAACTTCCCTTGAATAGATATTAGCATCATCACTACCATCTTGAAGTTTTTTACCAGTACTCATCTGATAACTAATTCTTTGTTGCTCATTGTTAAGATTATCCAATCTATACATTGTCGTTTGCGTTGACCTTATCATTTGAATACCTCCTTAAACTTGTGTACTATCTCGTTAAAATTATACTGTTCTTTCATACTTTGTGTCAAGAAATCTCTAACTTTATCTTTTCTAGCTAATGCATCATCTAGTTCTGGGTCCATTCCTGGTTTATATGCACCAACCCTAACTAGAACTTCATTCTCTTTTATTAGTGATAATATCCTTTTTAGCTTTAAAAAGTCATTATAATGGTCATCAGTAACAACTTTGTCCATTACCCTTGATGCAGATTTTAGAATATTAATAGGTGGATAAAAACCTTGTTCAGTTAAATCCCTTGTTAATACAATATGCCCATCTAAAATAGACCTACTTTGGTCAGCAATTGGATCATTCATGTCATCACCATCAACTAAAACTGTAAAAAATGCAGTAATTGAACCCTTTGCATTATTTCCTGCACGCTCCATTAATTGAGGTAATAAAGCAAATACAGAAGGTGGATATCCTCTACTTACTGGTGGTTCACCTGTACTTAATCCAATCTCCCTTTGTGCCATTGCAAACCTTGTTACAGAGTCCATCATCAAAAGTACATCATGCCCTTTATCCCTAAAAAATTCTGCAATTGCCATTGCTGTAAAGGCACCATATTTTCTCATTAATGCTGATTCGTCAGAAGTTGCAGCAACAATAATTGTATTTTCCAAATCGTCATTTAGATTATAATGGATAAATTCAGGGATTTCACGTCCCCTTTCACCAATTAATG includes:
- the fliI gene encoding flagellar protein export ATPase FliI; translated protein: MIDIDSLLNSIETKDLSIPFGRIKHISTTTIKATGIEVAVGDIVKIESQAHLYTVLGMVASIESSDFTIVPFSFIDGFRIHDKVYLQKEGLSVKSGYGLLGRVVNALGEPIDDKGKITNLEESSAINKLSMPALERGIIDKRFSTGVKPIDSMLTAGKGQKVGIFAGSGVGKSTLMGMIVKGCEAQIKVVALIGERGREIPEFIHYNLNDDLENTIIVAATSDESALMRKYGAFTAMAIAEFFRDKGHDVLLMMDSVTRFAMAQREIGLSTGEPPVSRGYPPSVFALLPQLMERAGNNAKGSITAFFTVLVDGDDMNDPIADQSRSILDGHIVLTRDLTEQGFYPPINILKSASRVMDKVVTDDHYNDFLKLKRILSLIKENEVLVRVGAYKPGMDPELDDALARKDKVRDFLTQSMKEQYNFNEIVHKFKEVFK
- the flgL gene encoding flagellar hook-associated protein FlgL, with the translated sequence MIRSTQTTMYRLDNLNNEQQRISYQMSTGKKLQDGSDDANIYSREVYIDDKIRMYEGLKFQIEKTTAQNNSSDSTLADAKNLVSYTKTEVIKALNATTDDTARLAIATNLEGVKQNLYMLANEEVEGEYLFAGSDSSVQAFSMDETTGKVTYNGDALLRKVAVEDGEYRERGANGFEAFFYSTSSAYKGDTLEFTENQRIVDQDGDEWKIETSAEVTSGALTFTSGQSVIDNNGTVWNINGSGELVNDQGDIIASGDISGTGTESDPYSINLPATTTSSSTISGFSTIQLVEYKPNGDASGETLTISGNSTDNFTITVPNVDGTKFEAKENIFDTMDSIINALKKLDSDGNPVEDDVARAALQNGLDEIGEAYDGMNIAHGKLGGRNQVFEISLERISAKVTQYNILSQEVGAADLSKVAVEAKALELTYTALYSTINKMNELSLVNFVR